In Zingiber officinale cultivar Zhangliang chromosome 3B, Zo_v1.1, whole genome shotgun sequence, a single window of DNA contains:
- the LOC122054737 gene encoding U-box domain-containing protein 4-like yields the protein MTWVKIGCEMEHIRSRTRGRPFVSENLADSLVDFKLRELASIGAGPSRSANSSAEHEELLKISRGFSDCSSFGSDISGELQRLASFSISEVPQSVVASNVEGFEESGLSTSSESLEYASVEGVEPVVRACVERLRSVSVEAKREAVARIRLLAKHRSDFRSLIGASGAISALVPLLRSTDPAAQENAATALLNLSLEEANKRRIVAAGAIKPLVYALQIGTASAKQNAGCALLNISMIEENRAMIGACGAIPPFACYLIYIEKKSIAILFICS from the exons ATGACCTGGGTGAAGATTGGTTGTGAAATGGAGCA CATAAGGTCGAGAACAAGAGGGCGTCCTTTTGTCTCCGAAAACCTAGCTGACTCACTCGTCGATTTCAAGCTACGGGAGCTTGCCTCCATCGGAGCGGGACCTTCTCGCTCTGCCAATTCCAGTGCCGAGCACGAGGAGCTTCTCAAAATCTCCAGGGGCTTCTCTGATTGCTCCAGCTTTGGCTCCGACATCTCCGGCGAGCTCCAGAGGCTGGCCTCCTTTTCCATATCTGAGGTGCCGCAGAGCGTTGTGGCATCCAACGTCGAAGGTTTCGAGGAATCCGGGCTCAGCACGTCATCGGAGAGCCTAGAGTACGCGTCGGTGGAGGGCGTCGAGCCGGTGGTGCGCGCTTGCGTGGAGCGTCTGAGGTCGGTGTCGGTGGAGGCGAAGCGGGAGGCTGTGGCGAGGATCCGGCTCCTGGCGAAGCACCGGTCGGATTTCCGATCGCTGATCGGGGCGTCGGGGGCGATCTCGGCCTTAGTCCCGCTGCTGCGCAGCACGGATCCGGCTGCACAAGAGAATGCGGCGACGGCGCTGCTTAACCTTTCGTTGGAGGAGGCCAACAAGAGGCGCATAGTGGCGGCGGGCGCGATCAAGCCGCTGGTGTACGCCCTGCAGATAGGGACAGCCTCTGCGAAGCAGAACGCTGGGTGCGCATTGCTGAACATTTCGATGATCGAGGAGAACCGGGCAATGATAGGAGCATGTGGAGCGATCCCACCGTTTGCTTGCTACCTCATCTATATAGAAAAAAAGTCAATAGCCATCTTGTTCATATGCTCGTAA